One window from the genome of Mauremys mutica isolate MM-2020 ecotype Southern chromosome 4, ASM2049712v1, whole genome shotgun sequence encodes:
- the LOC123368540 gene encoding calcium-binding protein 5-like: MQNALGPACIFLRKGIAEKHGHRELGADEIEELREAFAEFDRDGDGLIGCKELGQLMRTMGYMPTEMELLELSQQIHMNLGGRVDFEDFVELMTPKLLAETAGMIGLQEMRDAFKEFDTNGDGEITLEELQLAMQRLMGERLTPREISDVVKEADINGDGTVDFEEFVKMMSR, translated from the exons ATGCAGAACGCCCTGGGGCCCGCCTGCATCTTCCTGCGCAAGGGCATCGCCGAGAAGCATGGG CACCGGGAGCTGGGAGCGGATGAAATCGAAG AGCTGCGCGAGGCCTTCGCGGAGTTCGACAGGGACGGGGACGGGCTGATCGGCTGCAAGGAGCTGGGCCAGCTGATGCGCACCATGGGCTACATGCCGACCGAGATGGAGCTGCTCGAGCTCTCGCAGCAGATCCACATGAACC TGGGGGGCCGGGTGGATTTTGAAGACTTCGTGGAGCTGATGACACCCAAGCTGCTGGCCGAGACGGCCGGGATGATCGGGCTGCAGGAGATGAGGGACGCCTTCAAGGAG tttGACACCAACGGGGACGGGGAGATCacgctggaggagctgcagctggCCATGCAGCGCCTCATGGGCGAGCGACTCACCCCCCGCGAGATCAGCGACGTGGTCAAGGAGGCCGACATCAACGGGGACGGGACCGTCGACTTCGAGG